The Thermodesulfobacteriota bacterium genome has a window encoding:
- the aroQ gene encoding type II 3-dehydroquinate dehydratase codes for MDKAKGRPKVLVVHGPNLNMLGIRETDIYGKSTLKEINADLEKLGETSGIVVETFQSNHEGAIVEKIQQAAGKNSGLIINPAAFTHTSIAIRDALLLLDIPIIEVHLSNIYNREPFRHTSMISDVSTSIIAGFGAYGYNMALEAIIRMIQL; via the coding sequence ATGGATAAAGCCAAAGGCCGACCCAAAGTCCTGGTGGTCCATGGCCCCAATTTGAATATGCTGGGGATAAGGGAAACGGATATATACGGAAAATCAACACTTAAAGAGATTAACGCGGATTTAGAAAAACTGGGAGAAACCTCCGGCATTGTGGTGGAAACTTTTCAATCGAATCATGAAGGGGCGATTGTTGAAAAAATACAGCAGGCAGCCGGAAAAAATAGCGGTCTGATCATTAACCCAGCGGCCTTTACCCACACTAGCATAGCCATCCGTGACGCACTTTTATTGCTCGACATACCGATCATCGAAGTTCACCTATCCAATATTTATAACAGAGAACCGTTTCGGCACACATCCATGATCTCCGATGTTTCAACCTCTATCATTGCAGGCTTCGGGGCATATGGCTACAACATGGCGCTTGAAGCCATAATCAGAATGATTCAGTTGTAA
- a CDS encoding outer membrane lipoprotein-sorting protein: MINKVILTIALALFIVVCLCIDSPAKDARTIVKQGFDYMRGKSSISVVDMTIHRPNWERKMTIEAWTKGLKNSLFRIVAPAKDKDNGTLKRGKEMWMYNPKVNRVIKLPPSMMSQPWMGSDFSNNDLSKTDSLIDDYNHTITGTQIHDGKTVYLIKSVPKPDAPVVWGMQKLKIREDHVFLAQEFYDEDLKLVKHMTTLQIQMLGGKMFPKVWRMQKAEVTDEYTELNYKKLSFKENLKNTLFTISNLKNPRR; this comes from the coding sequence ATGATTAACAAGGTAATTTTAACCATAGCGTTAGCATTATTTATTGTTGTTTGTCTGTGCATAGACTCGCCTGCTAAGGATGCCCGCACTATAGTTAAACAAGGTTTTGATTATATGCGGGGCAAATCTTCAATTTCCGTGGTAGATATGACCATTCATCGCCCCAATTGGGAAAGAAAAATGACCATTGAAGCATGGACAAAGGGACTCAAAAACAGCCTTTTCCGAATAGTTGCTCCGGCAAAAGATAAGGACAACGGCACGCTTAAAAGGGGAAAAGAAATGTGGATGTATAATCCCAAGGTTAACCGTGTCATCAAACTTCCCCCGTCAATGATGTCCCAGCCCTGGATGGGATCGGACTTTTCCAATAATGATCTTTCCAAAACCGATAGCCTCATCGATGATTACAACCATACCATTACCGGCACACAGATTCATGACGGGAAAACGGTCTACCTTATTAAATCGGTACCCAAGCCCGACGCACCGGTGGTATGGGGGATGCAAAAACTTAAGATTAGAGAGGATCATGTGTTTCTCGCCCAGGAGTTTTATGACGAAGACTTAAAACTGGTTAAGCACATGACCACCTTACAGATACAGATGCTGGGTGGGAAAATGTTTCCCAAGGTATGGCGGATGCAAAAAGCCGAAGTCACAGATGAGTATACCGAATTGAACTATAAAAAACTCTCTTTTAAAGAAAATCTAAAGAACACCCTTTTTACCATATCCAACCTGAAAAACCCCAGGAGATAG